The region ATGCCGATACGATCCTGATCACCGGGGCCGTTCAATCCAACTTCGTTCGCCTAGCGGCGGCGGTTGCCGTCCGGTTCGGGATGAAGGCGATCATCCAGCTTGAACAGCGTGTCGCTACCGCTGACAAACTCTATCATCAATCCGGAAATGTTCTCTTGAACCAGATTCTCGGGGCGGAGATCATCTCATACCCCGAAGGCGAGGATGAAGCCGGGGCAGATGATGCACTTTATACCAGGGTTGAGGAATTGCGGAAGGCGGGCCGCAAACCCTATGTGATACCTCTGGGTGAGAACAAGCCGCCGATAGGTGCTTGCGGGTATGTCCGGGCGGCGGCTGAAATTACAGGTCAGACCGAAAACCCTTTTGATACTGTTATCGTTGCTTCCGGAAGCGCCGCCACGCATATCGGAACCGTTGCGGGGATGAAACTCTATTTTCCTTCAACCGACGTCATAGGTTCCTGTGTCCGCCGGAATCTGCCATTGCAGGAAAACCGGGTGACCCGGTTAAGCCAGCAGTTTAATGATCTCCTTGGCAAGCCGGATTTTCTCAAGGTGGAAGATTTTGAGCTTTGGGATGGTGCTTTTGACCCAGGCTATGGCAAGACTGGCCCGGTTGCACGTGAAGCGATGATGCTTATGGCGCGCCGGGAAGGATATATTCTGGACCCGGTCTATACAGCCAAATCCTTTGCTGCCGTGCCTGAACTTGTCCGTTCTGGCAGGATCAAGAAAGGCAGCCGTGTTCTCTTTGTGCATACCGGTGGTCTCGGGGGGTTTTTTGCCTATCAGACAGAACTTGCGGCGATGATGACAGGCTAGGTCGGCCAGAAGGGAGCAGGATCATGGGAGCACCAGAAACAATCGCCTCGAATGGGGAGGAGCTTTCTGAACTGGCCGGTATGCACGAACTGGCAGGACCTGAAGGTTGATGCCATTCTCTTCGGGGTGCCCCATGGCAAGCCATATGCGGCAGTTGATGAAATCACCTGTCTCTTAGGTATCGATTAAACGCTCCCCTTCCATCAGCACGTCCCTGATTGCTGTTTCAACTTCACTGGCGAAAAGCTGGCTGATTTGCGAAAGCGTGCGATGCCGCGGCCGGACAAGGCTGATGGTCTGCTTGATCATGGGTCGAAAACGTCGGAAGACAATGGCTGGCGGTGCGTCTGTCGCTTGTTTGCTTCTCAGCTGATGATAGAGCCAGACATTCAGCAGCGACATGAACCCCAATGCTTGACGGCTTTCTACCAGCGCATATTGGGCGGCCCCGTTTTGCAGGGCAAATGGAATGTTCAACTCACAGTTTTCGTTATCGAACGTATCCCGCAGGGCCTGCATGAGGTGATGTTCAGGCAGAAACCCGGCAAACGCCCGGCCATCCAGCAATTTTGGAGTAAGGGCAGATTCTAGAGCCAGCGGGTCATCAGCAGACAGGCCGACAACTGTTTCGGACGTGAAATTCACCACCTCATAGAGTTCTGAAGGTTGCGGGCGTTCGGCAAAACCCAGGTCAAAATGCTGCGATGCCAGACTTTCCAGCACCCGTTCGGATGGTTGCGCCCGCATGTAAAAGCGGACACCGGGATGTATCTCCGCGAATCTGGCGATCTGACGCGGCATGAAGAATTCCGAAAGGACAGGCATACAGGCGATACGGATTTCAAATATCCGGCCGCCACCCTGCTGCATGGATCGCTCAAGGCTGTTGATCTGTTCCAGAATTTCTTCGGATCTTTCGAGAAAAAAATACGCTTCCGGCACCGGATGCAGTCGGCCGTTTACACGCTCAAAAAGCTTGTATCCTATTCGGGATTCCACATCCGCAATAACCAGGCTCAGGGCTGGCTGTGACCTTGATAGCGCTGAAGCTGCTTTGGAAATGGATCCTGTCTTTATGACTTCCCGGATAACTTTCAAGTGCCATAATTTCAGCATTTCGGCCTCGATAAGCGGAAAGAAGGAGCAGCAAAATATATTTGTTTTTTTTATAGAATAAACAGAATTTATTACTTGAGTAAATAGATTTTGGTGTCTTCAATAGTAAGGGTATTGGATTTAGGGGGATCTTCTTTCAACTATCAAAAAGAGAGACGAACCGGTCTTGGGTCGGCAGCATTGCAAAACCGCATGATCTGTCCAAAGGCTAATCCAAGTGATTGAAGACAAACTACAGGGAGTAGAAATTATGAACAGATGGATGAAAGCAGCAATCACCTTGCTGGCGGCCAGTTTCGCCTTTGCAGGGGTTGCCTCGGCACAGGAGATGAAATTCTGGAAGATTGGAACAGGTGGCACAGGCGGGACCTATTATCCGATCGGCGGCCTGATTGCGAATGCAATTTCCAATCCTCCTGGCTCGCGCCCATGCGACAAAGGTGGGAGCTGTGGTGTTCCCGGTCTGGTTGCCATCGCCGTTTCCACCAATGCGTCAGTGGCCAACGTCAACGCTATTCACGCAGGGGAGCTTGATGCTGGTCTGGCTGGTGCCCAGTCCGTCGTTCAGGGCTACAGAGGTGAAGGCAAGTTCACCGGCAATCCACGCCCGGATCTGCGGGTGATTGCTAATCTGTATCCCGAAGACATGCACCTTGTTCTGCCAAAAGGCAAGAAACTCAGCAGCCTGATGGATCTGAACGGCATGAAGGTTGGCGTTGCTGCTGCAGGGTCGGGGACACAGGTATCCGTGCGGATGATCCTCAACCATTATGGCATCAAGGCGGAAGAGTATGAGCTGAATGTGACCCAGTCTGCCCAGCGTCTTGCCGACGGCCAGATCGATGCATTCTTCTACGCAGCCGGCACCCCGCTGGCAGCGCTTATCCAGCTCGGTGCCTCCAAGGGTTTTGAACTCTACAGCTTCAGCGCAGAAGAGCAGAAGACCATTAACGGCATTATCCCGTTCTATGTGGAAAGCTCCATCCCGGCCGGCGAATATGAAAATATCGGCTATGATGTCAACACGGTTGCCGTGAACGGCCAGTTGATCACCTCTGCCAACCAGCCTGATGACCTGATCTATGAAGTCACCAAGGCATTGTGGAACAACAACACCCGCAAACTGCTGGACAAGGGCCATTCAAAAGGCAAGGCCATCAAGGCTGAGACTGCCCTTAAAGGGGTGCTTATTCCGCTGCACCCGGGCGCAGAGCGCTACTATAAAGAAGCCGGTCTGATGAACTAGGCATCACTTTATTTCAAGGGAAGACAGCATTAACTGTCTTCCCTTTTTAACAGCAGATTTGACGAATAATTTAATTCCTTTACCGAGATACCAGCTATCTTGTTAAAAATGATGGGGGCATGGTCATGCAACGATTTGAGCTTAAAACCGCTCTTGCGCTGGAAGAAAAATATGACAAGGGGCTGACCACACGCCCGCTTCCGAAATGGCTCTTTGGTTTTGTTGTTGCGTTCAGCGTTGTCTATGCCATTTATCACTATGTGACTTCCGGGCTGGGTGTGCCCGTGGATTACTGGCATATGGGCATTCACCTTTCGGGCGTGATTTTCCTTGTTTTCGTAGGGTTTCCTGCATTCGGCGGCAAGCTTTCTTCCCTGGAAGACAAGCGCAGGTTCTGGGTCCTCGGTCATGTGCCGATCTGGGACTGGATGCTGATCATGGGCGGTATTGCCTCATCACTCTATATCGGTATCACCTGGTATGAGATCAATTTCACGCTCTTCGGGATCAATTTCTTTTTGCCCGAACAGGTGATGCGCCAGGGCGCGCCGCTGCCAATCGATGTGGTTTTCGGAACCATGCTGATCATTGTCCTGC is a window of Alphaproteobacteria bacterium LSUCC0684 DNA encoding:
- a CDS encoding D-cysteine desulfhydrase family protein; this translates as MSPYQSVLNALDAMPRAEILDSPTPLVPLRQISDVLDIDLWMKRDDLAGPSFGGNKARQLEYYFGAAIAQDADTILITGAVQSNFVRLAAAVAVRFGMKAIIQLEQRVATADKLYHQSGNVLLNQILGAEIISYPEGEDEAGADDALYTRVEELRKAGRKPYVIPLGENKPPIGACGYVRAAAEITGQTENPFDTVIVASGSAATHIGTVAGMKLYFPSTDVIGSCVRRNLPLQENRVTRLSQQFNDLLGKPDFLKVEDFELWDGAFDPGYGKTGPVAREAMMLMARREGYILDPVYTAKSFAAVPELVRSGRIKKGSRVLFVHTGGLGGFFAYQTELAAMMTG
- a CDS encoding LysR family transcriptional regulator; this encodes MLKLWHLKVIREVIKTGSISKAASALSRSQPALSLVIADVESRIGYKLFERVNGRLHPVPEAYFFLERSEEILEQINSLERSMQQGGGRIFEIRIACMPVLSEFFMPRQIARFAEIHPGVRFYMRAQPSERVLESLASQHFDLGFAERPQPSELYEVVNFTSETVVGLSADDPLALESALTPKLLDGRAFAGFLPEHHLMQALRDTFDNENCELNIPFALQNGAAQYALVESRQALGFMSLLNVWLYHQLRSKQATDAPPAIVFRRFRPMIKQTISLVRPRHRTLSQISQLFASEVETAIRDVLMEGERLIDT
- a CDS encoding TAXI family TRAP transporter solute-binding subunit, producing the protein MKAAITLLAASFAFAGVASAQEMKFWKIGTGGTGGTYYPIGGLIANAISNPPGSRPCDKGGSCGVPGLVAIAVSTNASVANVNAIHAGELDAGLAGAQSVVQGYRGEGKFTGNPRPDLRVIANLYPEDMHLVLPKGKKLSSLMDLNGMKVGVAAAGSGTQVSVRMILNHYGIKAEEYELNVTQSAQRLADGQIDAFFYAAGTPLAALIQLGASKGFELYSFSAEEQKTINGIIPFYVESSIPAGEYENIGYDVNTVAVNGQLITSANQPDDLIYEVTKALWNNNTRKLLDKGHSKGKAIKAETALKGVLIPLHPGAERYYKEAGLMN